In Cervus elaphus chromosome 5, mCerEla1.1, whole genome shotgun sequence, the following proteins share a genomic window:
- the UBALD2 gene encoding UBA-like domain-containing protein 2 isoform X1 — protein sequence MSVNMDELRHQVMINQFVLAAGCAADQAKQLLQAAHWQFETALSTFFQETNIPNGHHHHQMVKTYKAQETEAVQAWICFLLLSKLAPGLGLCPPGHKMCTPSNTPATPPNFPDALAMFSKLRASEGLQSSNSPMTAVACSPPANFSPFWASSPPSHQAAWIPPSSPTAHSFHHLHHPQPTWPPGAQQGSTQQKAMAAMDGQR from the exons ATGTCGGTGAACATGGATGAGCTGCGGCACCAGGTCATGATCAACCAGTTCGTGCTGGCAGCGGGCTGCGCGGCCGACCAGGCGAAGCAGCTGCTGCAGGCGGCCCACTGGCAGTTTGAG ACCGCCCTGAGCACGTTTTTCCAAGAAACCAACATTCCCAacggccaccaccaccaccagatg GTGAAGACATATAAAGCGCAGGAAACAGAAGCGGTTCAGGCCTGGATTTGCTTTCTTCTCTTGTCCAAGCTGGCCCCAGGCCTGGGCCTTTGCCCTCCTGGCCATAAG ATGTGTACCCCCAGCAACACACCTGCCACACCGCCCAACTTCCCCGACGCGCTGGCCATGTTCTCAAAGCTTCGTGCCTCCGAGGGCCTGCAGAGCAGCAACAGCCCCATGACCGCCGTGGCCTGCTCACCCCCTGCAAACTTCAGCCCCTTCTGGGCCTCGTCCCCGCCCAGCCACCAGGCCGCCTGgatcccaccctcctcccccacgGCCCACAgcttccaccacctccaccacccacAGCCCACGTGGCCCCCCGGAGCACAGCAGGGGAGCACGCAGCAGAAAGCCATGGCGGCGATGGACGGCCagagatga
- the UBALD2 gene encoding UBA-like domain-containing protein 2 isoform X2 codes for MSVNMDELRHQVMINQFVLAAGCAADQAKQLLQAAHWQFETALSTFFQETNIPNGHHHHQMQMCTPSNTPATPPNFPDALAMFSKLRASEGLQSSNSPMTAVACSPPANFSPFWASSPPSHQAAWIPPSSPTAHSFHHLHHPQPTWPPGAQQGSTQQKAMAAMDGQR; via the exons ATGTCGGTGAACATGGATGAGCTGCGGCACCAGGTCATGATCAACCAGTTCGTGCTGGCAGCGGGCTGCGCGGCCGACCAGGCGAAGCAGCTGCTGCAGGCGGCCCACTGGCAGTTTGAG ACCGCCCTGAGCACGTTTTTCCAAGAAACCAACATTCCCAacggccaccaccaccaccagatg CAGATGTGTACCCCCAGCAACACACCTGCCACACCGCCCAACTTCCCCGACGCGCTGGCCATGTTCTCAAAGCTTCGTGCCTCCGAGGGCCTGCAGAGCAGCAACAGCCCCATGACCGCCGTGGCCTGCTCACCCCCTGCAAACTTCAGCCCCTTCTGGGCCTCGTCCCCGCCCAGCCACCAGGCCGCCTGgatcccaccctcctcccccacgGCCCACAgcttccaccacctccaccacccacAGCCCACGTGGCCCCCCGGAGCACAGCAGGGGAGCACGCAGCAGAAAGCCATGGCGGCGATGGACGGCCagagatga
- the UBALD2 gene encoding UBA-like domain-containing protein 2 isoform X3, producing MSVNMDELRHQVMINQFVLAAGCAADQAKQLLQAAHWQFETALSTFFQETNIPNGHHHHQMMCTPSNTPATPPNFPDALAMFSKLRASEGLQSSNSPMTAVACSPPANFSPFWASSPPSHQAAWIPPSSPTAHSFHHLHHPQPTWPPGAQQGSTQQKAMAAMDGQR from the exons ATGTCGGTGAACATGGATGAGCTGCGGCACCAGGTCATGATCAACCAGTTCGTGCTGGCAGCGGGCTGCGCGGCCGACCAGGCGAAGCAGCTGCTGCAGGCGGCCCACTGGCAGTTTGAG ACCGCCCTGAGCACGTTTTTCCAAGAAACCAACATTCCCAacggccaccaccaccaccagatg ATGTGTACCCCCAGCAACACACCTGCCACACCGCCCAACTTCCCCGACGCGCTGGCCATGTTCTCAAAGCTTCGTGCCTCCGAGGGCCTGCAGAGCAGCAACAGCCCCATGACCGCCGTGGCCTGCTCACCCCCTGCAAACTTCAGCCCCTTCTGGGCCTCGTCCCCGCCCAGCCACCAGGCCGCCTGgatcccaccctcctcccccacgGCCCACAgcttccaccacctccaccacccacAGCCCACGTGGCCCCCCGGAGCACAGCAGGGGAGCACGCAGCAGAAAGCCATGGCGGCGATGGACGGCCagagatga